The region ATGTTGTATTTAAGTCCTGAGCATGACAGGAGCAGGGccacactgacagactgaaatGCTTGTTATTGTTGCAGTAAATGGTAAACAGTCGATGAGAGTTTGAGACTGAGATGTGCTCTTTTGTACaggctgagaaaaaaaaacgtagaGACTCCGTACGTCGTGCTCATGTCCTTACTGGAGGGCCACGTTTCACCCAGTGAGAGACAGAACACCGAGTTGGCTGCCGTAACCACTGAGCGCTGGTACGTGGCACCAGGCGTACGCAGAGAAGAGATTCGCCAGAATGGACTTGTAGGGACGTTGTTTTTACCGCCCGGTGAGCACAAGATTTGAAGCATTCATTCACAAATTTTTAGGCCACCTTGAAAAGACTGTGTCCTCTGATCAGCACCAACTGCTCTGGTTTCCTGCAGGCCCAGGCCCATTTCCAGCCATGTTGGACCTGTGGGGAATGGGTGGAGGACTGCCAGAGTACCGCTCCGCCCTGTTTGCATCCAGAGGCTATGCTAGCCTGTCCCTTGCCTACGTAGGGCACAAAGAGTTGCCGGGCTCACAACACAGCATCAATGTTGGTGATTCATATTTCAAGGTAAGTTAAGATGCAGGCTTTACTTTATCCCATGCGGCTGTTCATTTCTGTATTATGTGTTCATCTCactttaattattttgtcattccctcaaaatatctattttttttaatggacaGTCAGCATTCCACCTACTTCAAGATCATCATCAGGTCTGTGCCGACAGAGTTGGGATCATCGGTCTCTCCTTTGGAGTCTACCTGACTCTTCGAATTGCCACTCATACTGGTGTCAAAGTATGTCAGAAAGGCCTATCTGTGTCATCCATTTCTAACTCTACAGTTTGATCAATACatagactttttattttttaagtttgGCGAGCTAGTAGGATGACGTTCACATTGACGTTCAACAATTTGTGTTCTCCTCTCAAGCCGTCCTGTTTGATTTGTATCAATGGCCCGGTAGGAAGTACCATCAAGCTCTCAGATGCAAATGGCAGGACTGAACCGTTTGAGAGGTAAATGGTAATTAAAGATGCAACTtgtacaatattattattaagacaTCACTTTGGAATTATTACACAAATCCATCTGATCTGATCGGGTCTGAAGAACTCTTTTTTGTCTTGTAGATTAAAAGCTCATTGTTCATTTAATCTTATCGATTGAGATCTACTAAAGTAGCATTTCTGATATTCACCCTGGACTTTTCTCTGTTAACTTTTAGTCACCAGAAATATTGGACGTATGATGATCAAGGCCATGTCAGTTTCAGAGACATCTCCTTGCCTGCTAACCTTTCCCCTGAGAGCAAAGTGAAGGTGATGTGAAAGACTTAacgcacacactgtacacacaaacacacacacgcttgaaGAATATCACATCAACATGCAGATCGATATCAATTAATATCAATGAGAGAAACCAGAatgacatgttgtgtttttgcagttggAGCACCTCGACTGTCCATTAATGTACATAGTGGGGGAAGATGACCTGAGCGCTTCAAGCATAGAGAACGCAAACCTGGTAGATTGTCTTATTTTCAGTATTACAAATTATTGATGTTGGAAAGCACTTATTAAGTAGTCCTAGACCATATTATTtatagtgttttgttttgttatgtatttGGTATTTGTTAAGTCATTTGATTTTTAAACGCGTTAGCTGTGAGAGTCACTGTAACGCTCTTGTATGAACTTGTTTATGGGCTCACCTTACAGTTACTGGTTGTTGTTAAAGCACTGTATTATTGGTCATCAGATCGAGGAAACCCTGCAGGCTGCAGGTAAAGCTCAGCTGTTCACTCGTTTGTCGTACCCCGGTGCTGGTCACCTGATTGAGCCGCCTTACACACCAAATTCAAGAGCGTCCCTGTGGAGCGTCAAACCACAAAAACGTGAGTCTGATCCCAGAGATCCTATTTTATACTTGTTGTCATTACATTGTTAATATGAGACTGTAATACTGAATTTGTACTATTATGGAAAGTAataattttctctctgttgcagGGATCACTCTGTGGGGAGGTCACCTCGCACCCCACGCTGCTGCCCAGGAAGATGCCTGGAAGAAGGTCCTGGATTTTATGGAAAGTAATCTGAGACGGTGAATCTGTGAATCTAGATAGAAAATACCCTGCAGAGAACTGGGGGATGAAATagaagtgtgttgtttttagatGTAAAGGACCTCCTAGAACTCACTTCACTCATTCACATTTAGCTGCAGATTCCCCACAAGGGGGAACTATTTGGTTGTTGAAGCAGTTCTTAACCTGCCAACCAAAACCTCCAGAGGGGAAGGAAGTTGATGTGATATGATATTGTCCAGTTTCAGGTGCTTTACCTCAGTGAcactgtgtgtccttgttaTGGTAAATGTATGGTTCTTTATGTGttgtcatacatttttattttatgcaacaaataaatacttataatacaaaacaaaagatgtaaCAAAGATCCAAGTTGGTCAAAatctgtgttattgtttttattatttttactctctgtgcttttgtgtgtgccCTTTATTAACATGTTAGTGCATACACATATAGACACTATGAACATGCGAACAAAGTCAACAGATGATGTTGATTTACAAAACATTAAAGGACACAGATAAGTAACAGGGGATAGCATGTGAACAAAAAATGATAATGGGATGCTACAGCCAAGGAATACGGTCAGTGTGGTGGTGACTTTTACCCCAGAAATGTTGTATCggtggacagagccagagtgCGTGGAGGTAATCGTCAGTGGTGTTGAGTGTACAATGAGTGCATATGTCTGATTATGTGCATCTTGTGCTGTGTGAATGATCTTGTATTGTATTAGCCTTATGTTGGTATTCCCTGACATGCTGAAGATGTTATTACAGATTTGATTCCAAAAGTGGTTATTGGTGCAGATGTTGAGGTCTTTTTCCCATTTGTTTATTGGAATATGAGGTGCATGGGTAGAGTCGGTGGAAGATATACGTTTATACAGTATTGGGAgtggtttgtttgattttgcaaTATTATTGATACTGTCCAATAGTGGTGGTTGTTCCAGGTGTGTGCTAGAGATCTATTTTTGCCTTGATTGAATGTTTTAATTGGAGGTATTGTAAGTATTGTTGTTTCTCGGTGCCATATATGTCAATAAGCTGAAGTCTGGATTGTGCCAGACGTCACTGGATTgtgcatttattgtttttattttatgtgctTCTGcttgcttttattgtcttttttattatttgtttcttgTGCTTTTGCCTGTGAaccctgtaaagcactttgggttGACTTTGgttatgaaatgtgctatataaataagtTTTCCTTGCCTTGTTCATGTATAACAATCACTCAGTCCCACTTAAAACATTCAGACACTGTTTCTGTGATCCTCAGGTTTTTAGTGAGTAATGAGTACACATGCTAACTATTCATTGTGGCTTGGGAGGAAGAGTTCCTGGCATGCTGAGGTGACCATGGCGATGAGGGCGATGAACTCTTTGAAGTCAATCTCCAGGTCTCCGTTCTGGTCGAGGTCCGCGAAGAGCTCATCCAGAGTTTCATTCTCTTGGATTTTCTGTTCAGCAGGAAAATTTTATGaaagtgaaacatttgcagGAAATGGACGACCAGTAatgttacagtcgctcctgtttgttttctcattgtttcttacttttctcctttattcctttattaactcctaattcatttatttttttaaataatgacttttgatttcttattttttatatcttatttttgtacatactcttatttctaaatttatgctactttctactcttgaatgggagcaccggtactgtataatttccccccggggatcaataaagttttaaatttctgattctgattctgatgtttcAGTTTATATCAGATCTGACAACCGACTGATCGATGGACCAACCAAAACAGACATCCCAAGAGTGctagagcatttttttttcaacatatccaAGTATGTAATTTACAGTAACACTAATTGTAACGGTGACGCACAGTGTTCTCAAAGTAGACATGAAAATGACACATGCTTGGTAAGAGCCCATTACATTTAAGCTGTTTTTTATGAGTCATTACAGGCATTATACTGTAGTAGTGTAGAAGTGCTGCCATAAACATGCCGATTTTTACACTTTTAGTTCCATAACTTACCATTATGAAATGACTCATCTCATTGTTGATAAGCGCTTTGAGCTCTGCTTTCTTCAGCTTGCACTTGTGACCCGAATATTTGTGGAAAACTCTGATAATAGTGACCATGCCGCTCTCCAGGTCTGACATACTTTCCTTTGAGGCCTGCAGCAAACAATTTAAATCAATTCCCAATGCACGATCATATGTCTTACACATAAGGATGATGTGATAGAGATCTTactttttctgtatgtttttatacattaaatacattgtAAGATGATGCATGCATTTAACTTACTGAATTATGTTATTAGCGTCTAGGAATAGATTTAAAATCTATAGAAATAAACCATTTACCTCAAACATTTAGTCTTTCTTACCTTCATCTGAAGAAACACCCCTGTCTTGTAAGGATCCTAAGTGCAACTGATGGCTTATAACGCAGTGTGATGACTGCCTCACCCAGTTTACTGTGCAAACTAAACTGTATTGATCAACCACACGAAGGCTTCTCATCTGCCATACATTACATAATGGACAACTAATGGACATCAGTGGTCAGAGCCTTGACCGAAAGCCAtttgttcataaaaaaaaatgtgtcatttcactGATCAAGTTCTCCATTtcgcccagtgtgtgtgtgtgtgagagagagcctGTATATGAACTTAGTAATGGGTGCAttattctgttttcatttccgTCCCTGTTACTTGTGGTCTGTTCACGGCACTGTTTTAAGGATCCACATTGTGTGCTTTGAGTCTTGTAAACTTAAGCAGACTCTTGATTAGTTCCCTGTAATTTCTAGCATGTTCAGTGCTTCGTATacagtgaaagacaaaaaagaaaaatgccaacAGAACAGTTCTAGGGGCACAAATAATTTCAAAGCCTATGGTTGTAGATGACCCTTTATAAATCTGTGTGAGAAATTAAAGGTTGTGAATGTGTAGACAAGATTTGTTGTTGTAGAAAATAATTGCATTAATTATATGTGACACTGAAGTTATTTGTGCACACAAATTTaagatacaaatacaaatgtttttctctcattttggCTGTTAAACAACTACAAAACAAGTGGTATTGTTTAGGTTTCATAGAGAACAGACTGTAGCTTCTATAGTATTCCTCTAACAGTGCTGATAGCTTCACTTTTGAAGAGCTCTAAAGAGTTAAAAACAGTGCTCTTTCAGAGGTATACAGGACcggagaggagacagactgagTCACCTTTCTCATTTCTTATAATCTGCAGATAAGATTACTCAGACTTAGTTACATAATTATTAGATTTGTAGTGAATATGGGATGAAAACGTACGAAATGTGTTTCCTGACAATAAGTCAGCCGCCCTTCTAGTTCCTGGGAACTTCAATTTTAAATGGACCCATTAAAAAAGATAATTATGTGGTGGTTGCAAGATGATTTAATGGGTATGAAAGAACAAATAATATATCTGATACACAAAATGATGTGTactaatttagatttttctctattatgcttttttgtgaaatattgtaaaGAAGCTCCAAGCGGCAAGACGCTACATGTGGATGAGTTTCACCCTGAGATGCTGAGGCTCTGGACGCTGTTGGGCTGTCTTGGCTGACACGCCTCTTCAGTGTCTGTGGAGTTTGGGGACAGTGCCTGAGGAACAGCATACAGGGCTGGTGgttcccatttttaaaaatggggaCCAGAGGGTGTGCTCCAATTATCAGGGTATCACACTGTTCAGCCTCCCTGGGAAAGCTAATGCCAGGGTGCTGGAAAGGAGGCTCCAACCGATTATTGAACCTCAGATCCAGGAGAAGCAATGCAGATTCCGTCCTTGTCGTGGGACAGTGGACCGGTTCTTTACCCTTGCAGGGTTGTTGGGAGTGTCATGGGAGTTTGCTCATCCAGTCTACATGTcttttgtggacttggagaaggtTTATGACTGTTCCCCCCAGGGAGTCCTGTGGGGGGTATTGTGATAGTATGGGGTACAACAAGCCTGTGTCTGTATATTCTCAGTAGGAAGTCAAAGGTGTTTTCAGTAGATGTTGGCCTCTGCCATGGTTGTGCTGGGTTGTGATCgtcatggacaggatctcaaggcgCAGCAATCAGCTAAATGAACATATGGAGGCCAGTTGGATTAAACAGACATATCTGAATAAATATTGCATTGTTTGCTCACATGCACGATAAGTTTTAAGGCTAAAGGACGTGCCCCACTTTACCAACAAAAGTGTCACTCAACCACAAAATTACACAGGGTGACAGATGGAGTTAATGTCAATATAACATCAGTTTAGTTGGACTGAACAAACTGTTTGAGGATAAAGAGGTATTTGCCAAAAACGGTCCCACTTTACGTGAGATCACGCTACAATTTCCGGAAGCTTGAATTTCACATTTGCAGTTGAACGCACCGCGGCTACGTTTCCTGTTGTCCGTACCTTATAGAACTTACTTACCGTGCTATCTCTGGCTGCGCGCCTGTCTGAACCTTGTGATTGGCGGCCTAGATGTGAGAAGACCGTCCGCCCTTCCTGCTGTAGGAAACTCGCACTGACGTAAAGAAACCAGAGCAGACTGAGCCCAGTGTTAATTAAGCGCCTTATAACCACTGTTTTACTGAAACTCGTCGTCCTCTCAACATCCCCGTCTCGCTGAATTATCCGTGTTTGGTGACTACAGGTCGGACAGGAAAACACAGCCACCGAGAGCGACAGGCGAGAGGAAAATAAGCAGTGTGTAACCTGGGTTTTGGTAAGGTTTCACtcatttcacagtgtgtgtttttttagtcCCGCTGACGTTTTAATTCCTTTGGTACGTTATCTTAACTTCataaatgctaagctaacccCTAGCAAACCTGCTCACTGGCATGTTAAGAGCAGTAACGTTAATATAGTTAGTTGACTGGAGTAAAGTTGTGTGCAGTTACAAGTCAAAACAGCTAAATTGATGTTTAGCTTTCATGTTTTTCCATCCCCAGTGAACATACAGGCACTGTATTATTCCTATCACATTACTAATAGCACTCAACAGTGTGTAGGTGGCACTCAGTAATCACTTTCACACACCCTATTgtgttttttggtgttttttcttCCATAATTTTACTACAAGATGACAGTTTTGCAtacttattatttaaataattatttggGATAactgaagtcttttttttttctttttttttcgaGAGGATTGTGAGCTGCATGTCTGTTAGGCATTTGACTTCAGCAGAGAAACTCTGCGGGTTCACATGCAAAGACCTGAAGCcacatccctccctcccacactTGTCTTTTTTCAGAAATgccctgttttcattttgaggcTATAATTAGCTCAGTGTGTGAACGTGTAACCTCCCTcgtctccttttctctctcacacgcagTTTCCATCTCTGTGTTGACTAAAccatctcctctttttcctctgttcagGCATGGCTGATctgctgaggctgctgctcCGGGTGGCTGAGAAAGCGGCTAACGTGGCTCGGGTCTGCAGGCAGGAGGCTCCCCTCTTTCAGCTCCTCGTGCAAGAGAAGACCGGAGATGACAAGAACAAGAAGTTCGTCCAGGACTTCAAGACGCTTGCCGACGTGGTGATCCAGGAGATGATCCGTCATGATGTTGGTGCTCAGGTAGGAGAAGTCAGCGTGAAGTCTGGACCGTCTCAATGAACTGGAGTTGAACTGTGTGTTGGATTGTAATCTTGTCCTATCCGTTGTTTTGTTCAGTTCCCTGAGATGGCGAGCTTCATTCATGGAGAGGAGTCcaacaagtttgaaaatgggCTTGGTAATTACTCAATATTACACTTAACACAccacatgttcatgttttcttgCAAACATTGGATGTGAATGACTTTGAGGTCAAAGcagactttattttgaaggtaacTTCATGTGCACAACCACAGTGTTTAGACAGATTGGGATTATATACAAGAAAATCTCTAGTCTGTAGCCGGTACACTGGGTCCATATCCTGAAGCATGTGTTTGGGGTCAGTTAGGATCATGCATGGGAATATCATCAATCTAGCACTGAATCCCTGAGCTCGAACGCTATGAGGAGACGGAAGTCATACAA is a window of Enoplosus armatus isolate fEnoArm2 chromosome 3, fEnoArm2.hap1, whole genome shotgun sequence DNA encoding:
- the LOC139282809 gene encoding bile acid-CoA:amino acid N-acyltransferase-like — encoded protein: MVGACMRVTTIRQLIDMKMIPCISVFRNLACLNRAAGGVRWSSCHRQAPLLTAAPVRALVDEQISIKGRFLPPHCPITVCAQMHSEDGDLWEAFAHYNTNADGTVNLTRDQSVGGSYLGCEPMGLLWGLQPAPGAREGLRLRKKNVETPYVVLMSLLEGHVSPSERQNTELAAVTTERWYVAPGVRREEIRQNGLVGTLFLPPGPGPFPAMLDLWGMGGGLPEYRSALFASRGYASLSLAYVGHKELPGSQHSINVGDSYFKSAFHLLQDHHQVCADRVGIIGLSFGVYLTLRIATHTGVKPSCLICINGPVGSTIKLSDANGRTEPFESHQKYWTYDDQGHVSFRDISLPANLSPESKVKLEHLDCPLMYIVGEDDLSASSIENANLIEETLQAAGKAQLFTRLSYPGAGHLIEPPYTPNSRASLWSVKPQKRITLWGGHLAPHAAAQEDAWKKVLDFMESNLRR
- the LOC139283226 gene encoding protein S100-B-like, which translates into the protein MSDLESGMVTIIRVFHKYSGHKCKLKKAELKALINNEMSHFIMKIQENETLDELFADLDQNGDLEIDFKEFIALIAMVTSACQELFLPSHNE